In Fusarium poae strain DAOMC 252244 chromosome Unknown contig_2, whole genome shotgun sequence, a single genomic region encodes these proteins:
- a CDS encoding uncharacterized protein (SECRETED:SignalP(1-19)): MRFIVCLPLICLTLDRVSARPGFDGPATRYHSLNRYEPESSECASNKDVAVKAPWKNIFQSLTDQEYADVTAYLHKQEKLNLTAIVNSTSWDNVIVSLDLLQPNKTDALTYLEGNGPAPTRYARATLQFNSQVQSYVQEYMVGPLPVQEGSTHYQELNYMFTSGRGRINVYNADSEAIAVFNLEVGADIQNITKQLLNGTATGAKDDSLLIAGSDPLIHHGDRVYQWNEFYSAHTDEFFSETILPTSLQFKVDITGRDPSKWKVVGWYYDGNYWPTTSEFKEAAETLKRKPGPNVDGLWTSTDQQGEKLPLDHLYPPTAVQPDGPRFRLDREENYIEWMDFGFFISNHKETGLQLHDVRYKGERIIYELGLQEAMAHYASQDPLHASSAYLDTSYGIGTSQWNLVDGFDCPSHSTYLNTSFYISEMTHIHPNSLCLFEHDTGYPIQRHLTGTHASATKNIVFNVRSVSTVGNYDYLFEYTFHYDGSISVTVRASGYIQGAFWSGDGDYGFHIHDNLSGSMHDHVINFKLDLDIKGRNNSLLKTEFVPITKAYPWSEGQSINTMNANRSYVTNEDDGKITWAKNGAAAYAVVNKDAINDFGEAPGYAISPNSGSTGHLTVQPSTALGQSANWANHNLYALQQHDTEPKSAYAFNSYDPHHPAVDFNEFFNGESLDQEDIVIYFNLGMHHLPNTADLPNTVTTKAVSSMIITPQNYFAGDISRRTMHQVRVSYDEKSNVIDVKMFGTKQPTCAFDMKNVSPKLDTFVGELQIPKFPFNPSGSLQTNPGG, from the exons ATGCGGTTCATTGTATGCTTACCACTGATTTGTCTGACTCTCGATCGAGTTTCGGCTCGTCCTGGTTTCGATGGTCCTGCAACACGATATCATTCTCTGAACCGCTATGAACCCGAATCATCGGAATGTGCCTCCAACAAAGACGTTGCTGTCAAGGCGCCATGGAAAAACATTTTCCAAAGTCTTACAGATCAGGAGTATGCTGATGTTACTGCCTATCTTCACAAGCAGGAGAAACTCAACCTTACTGCTATTGTAAACTCGACATC TTGGGATAATGTCATTGTCTCTCTAGACCTGTTGCAGCCCAACAAGACCGATGCCTTGACATATCTTGAAGGTAATGGACCAGCTCCAACTCGCTATGCTCGGGCTACACTGCAGTTCAACTCGCAAGTGCAATCCTATGTTCAAGAGTACATGGTCGGTCCATTACCTGTTCAGGAAGGATCTACTCATTACCAGGAGCTAAACTACATGTTCACCTCCGGCCGAGGTCGGATTAACGTGTACAACGCTGACTCTGAGGCCATTGCTGTTTTCAACTTGGAGGTTGGAGCAGACATTCAGAACATCACCAAGCAACTTCTCAACGGC ACCGCCACAGGTGCTAAAGACGACAGTCTCTTGATCGCCGGCAGTGATCCATTGATCCACCATGGGGATAGGGTCTATCAGTGGAACGAATTCTACTCTGCTCACACGGATGAATTCTTTTCTGAGACCATATTGCCCACCAGTCTGCAGTTCAAAGTCGACATTACTGGCCGAGATCCTTCCAAATGGAAGGTTGTTGGTTGGTACTACGACGGCAACTATTGGCCCACGACTTCTGAGTTCAAAGAGGCTGCCGAGACGCTTAAGCGAAAGCCAGGCCCCAATGTCGATGGGCTTTGGACTTCTACTGACCAGCAAGGCGAGAAGCTGCCTCTGGACCACTTGTACCCTCCTACTGCTGTTCAGCCTGATGGTCCACGGTTTCGTCTGGATAGAGAGGAGAACTACATTGAATGGA TGGACTTTGGCTTTTTTATCTCGAATCACAAAGAGACTGGTCTCCAGCTCCATGATGTTAGATACAAAGGCGAGCGTATCATCTATGAACTCGGCCTTCAGGAAGCCATGGCACACTACGCTTCGCAAGACCCACTGCATGCCTCATCGGCATATCTTGATACCTCCTACGGTATCGGTACCAGCCAGTGGAATCTGGTCGACGGCTTTGACTGCCCTTCCCACTCCACCTACCTCAACACATCATTTTACATCAGTGAGATGACCCACATCCACCCCAACAGCTTGTGTCTTTTCGAGCATGACACCGGATATCCCATCCAGCGCCATCTGACAGGAACACATGCTTCTGCGACCAAGAACATTGTCTTCAATGTTCGTAGTGTCTCTACGGTTGGTAACTACGACTATCTGTTTGAGTATACTTTCCATTATGATGGATCTATCAGCGTCACTGTCCGCGCATCTGGTTACATCCAGGGAGCCTTCTGGTCTGGAGATGGTGATTACGGGTTTCATATCCACGACAACCTGTCGGGTTCTATGCATGACCACGTGATCAACTTCAAGCTCGATTTGGATATCAAGGGCAGAAATAACAGTTTGCTGAAGACTGAGTTTGTGCCAATTACCAAGGC GTACCCATGGTCTGAGGGACAGTCCATCAACACGATGAATGCCAACCGGTCTTACGTCACcaatgaagatgatggcaaGATCACGTGGGCAAAGAACGGAGCCGCTGCATATGCTGTTGTCAACAAGGATGCGATAAACGACTTTGGAGAGGCGCCTGGCTATGCTATCTCCCCAA ACAGCGGTAGCACCGGGCATCTGACTGTGCAGCCATCCACAGCTCTTGGGCAGTCCGCGAACTGGGCCAATCACAACCTCTACGCCCTGCAGCAGCATGACACCGAGCCGAAGAGCGCCTATGCCTTCAACAGTTACGACCCGCATCATCCAGCCGTAGACTTTAACGAATTCTTCAACGGCGAGAGTCTTGACCAAGAAGACATTGTCAT ATACTTCAATCTCGGCATGCACCACCTCCCCAACACCGCCGATCTGCCTAACACTGTGACCACGAAGGCTGTTTCGTCGATGATCATCACGCCTCAGAACTACTTCGCAGGTGACATTTCGCGACGCACAATGCATCAAGTTCGCGTCTCGTATGATGAGAAATCTAATGTTATTGATGTGAAGATGTTTGGCACGAAGCAGCCTACTTGTGCGTTTGACATGAAGAATGTTTCGCCTAAGTTGGATACATTTGTTGGAGAGCTTCAGATCCCCAAGTTCCCTTTCAACCCCAGTGGTAGTCTTCAGACGAACCCTGGTGGTTAA